One Candidatus Dadabacteria bacterium genomic region harbors:
- a CDS encoding glutathione S-transferase family protein encodes MIRLYEHPLSGNAYKAKLLLHQLSVEYEGVTVDIFSGEHKKEEFSALNPNCKIPVLSDGDFVMWESNAILFYLAKKFSPNPYLSDDPETYGLIAQWTFFGKTTVDPNLALARYFAKFLPPDQVPPGAMEKLHVQGNAALAILDDHLSRTEFLCGDYSIADIACYPYTMFCEEGGFDLGAYPSIRRWCESVEGTPNFIAFAG; translated from the coding sequence ATGATAAGACTGTATGAGCACCCGCTTTCTGGGAACGCCTATAAGGCAAAGCTTCTTCTGCACCAGCTTTCGGTCGAATACGAAGGAGTAACAGTGGATATATTCTCGGGGGAACATAAAAAGGAGGAATTCTCAGCGCTTAACCCCAATTGCAAGATCCCGGTTCTCTCGGACGGAGATTTCGTCATGTGGGAGTCAAATGCGATACTTTTTTACTTGGCGAAGAAGTTCTCTCCGAATCCCTACCTCTCCGATGATCCGGAGACCTACGGTCTGATTGCGCAGTGGACTTTTTTCGGAAAGACGACCGTAGATCCGAACCTTGCTCTTGCGAGATACTTTGCGAAGTTCCTGCCACCTGACCAAGTACCCCCCGGGGCGATGGAGAAGCTTCACGTACAGGGAAACGCAGCGCTTGCGATCCTTGACGATCATCTCTCCCGAACCGAGTTTCTCTGCGGGGACTACTCAATAGCCGACATCGCATGTTATCCCTACACGATGTTTTGCGAGGAAGGGGGTTTTGACTTGGGAGCGTATCCGTCGATCAGAAGGTGGTGCGAAAGCGTCGAGGGAACTCCCAACTTCATTGCTTTTGCCGGTTAG